One Flavobacteriales bacterium genomic region harbors:
- a CDS encoding outer membrane lipoprotein carrier protein LolA: MNKLFLLLLTLPCLLIAQDQQAKQILDELSAKTRTYSSIEAKFTNTFSNTMTDLNESQKGTLYLKNDSYRLEMEGQTIICDGETNWIFLEEEEEVNITEIDDEENELNPSKIFTIYEKGYKYKFVKEDSKNYHIDLFPKESGPFLKVELFINKTKMQISSFNMIDKQGSHYKYDIDSFITNKEMSNDFFVFKTADYPNIDVIDLR, from the coding sequence ATGAATAAACTATTCCTTTTACTATTGACATTGCCTTGCTTACTTATTGCGCAAGACCAACAAGCCAAACAAATATTAGATGAATTGAGTGCTAAAACTAGAACATACTCATCTATAGAAGCAAAGTTTACCAACACGTTTTCTAATACAATGACAGATTTAAATGAATCTCAAAAAGGGACTTTATATCTAAAGAACGATTCGTACAGATTGGAAATGGAAGGACAAACTATCATTTGTGACGGGGAAACGAATTGGATATTTTTAGAAGAGGAAGAGGAAGTAAACATTACTGAAATTGACGATGAAGAAAACGAACTCAATCCGTCTAAAATTTTCACTATTTATGAGAAAGGCTACAAATATAAATTTGTAAAAGAAGACAGTAAAAATTATCACATCGATTTATTCCCTAAAGAAAGTGGTCCTTTTTTGAAAGTAGAGCTATTCATCAACAAAACTAAGATGCAAATCAGCTCATTTAATATGATTGACAAACAAGGAAGTCATTACAAATACGATATTGACTCATTTATTACAAACAAAGAGATGAGCAACGACTTTTTTGTATTCAAAACAGCAGATTATCCTAACATAGATGTTATTGATTTAAGGTAG